AGGCGTCGTCAGGGTCGGGATGCTGCTTTATGACTTTCGCGAGCTTAGCAGCGATGGAGAATCGTCCCCCGAGTTGGAGGAGCGATTCTTGGAACTTTGGAGAATATCCGAGAAAAGCAGCTCGAAGATCAATGAATTCCGAGATGCGGCAGCTCGGCTAAAGGCTGTCCCGCAATGCATCGGCGGTCCCTGGCGTCTCACTCACCGGTCTCTCCGTCGATGAGCTCGCGCGCGACGTCGAGGTGGCCGACGTGGCGCGCGTATTCCTGGAGCAGATGGAAGAGGATTCGCCCAAGCGAGGGCGCTTGGGCGGGTGTCTTGAAGCGGCCTCCCAGCCGTGCCTTGTCGTTCAGGGCGGCAGCCGCCGTAAGAGAGTCCGCGGCGGTCACCTCCGCTTGGTAGGCGGCCATGACCTCCGCGGCGGAGGTGTCGGCGGCGACCGTCCACTCCTCGGCGTCTCCGCCGGGCGGATAGGGAAGGACATCCTC
This genomic interval from Streptomyces asiaticus contains the following:
- a CDS encoding DinB family protein, with translation MQQPPEQVPALLDGPAVDVSDAHELLLGYLEWYRKALIRKLAGLSDDQLRTPVEPLGWSPLGLVQHLSWVERRWLRWGFAAEDVLPYPPGGDAEEWTVAADTSAAEVMAAYQAEVTAADSLTAAAALNDKARLGGRFKTPAQAPSLGRILFHLLQEYARHVGHLDVARELIDGETGE